In one window of Candidatus Eisenbacteria bacterium DNA:
- a CDS encoding TolC family protein, whose protein sequence is MRGMMRERLGSTVLLLLLLAAGGAGAVSPSAGADPNDVLASLLREALRSSPAIAASSEQATASGHRAAAADRLPNPMLGFGTMPGSGERSAANWISLRQTFPFFGKRSLMRSEMDADAAMDASRANETAAMVIQDVKEDVWAIYRADRAIEIAEREAALLSEMTAAAQAMYAAGEGRQADVLQAQLMRTEVDERLIRLRAERAALERRIEGLVGKPLPIPFLAETDPETPIDESALLDRALLANPEIAARDAEVRRAHASLALARKDFYPDLTLGAMWGEMGMGGMPGEGDGDRRFAFEAMIDLPIARGDIRDREKGARALLRASERELENVRLRLRAAIGETVTELKAASASIDIHRNGMIPQAESAFRSARAAYAAGRLDFESVLLAERSLLEAESGLHEMVAWVGMLLARLDRLVGSKDENTLFPVWDAARGAADPRKE, encoded by the coding sequence GTGCGCGGCATGATGAGAGAGCGGCTCGGATCGACCGTCTTGCTTCTTCTTCTCCTGGCTGCGGGAGGGGCGGGAGCGGTCTCGCCATCCGCGGGTGCCGATCCGAACGATGTTCTCGCGTCTCTTCTTCGAGAAGCGCTCCGCTCGAGCCCGGCCATCGCCGCATCGAGCGAGCAAGCGACCGCGTCGGGGCACCGGGCCGCGGCGGCGGATCGCCTTCCGAACCCGATGCTCGGCTTCGGGACCATGCCGGGATCCGGCGAGAGGTCCGCGGCGAACTGGATCTCCCTCCGCCAGACGTTCCCCTTCTTCGGCAAGAGAAGCCTCATGAGGTCGGAGATGGACGCGGATGCGGCGATGGATGCTTCACGTGCAAACGAAACTGCGGCGATGGTCATTCAGGACGTGAAGGAAGACGTGTGGGCGATCTACCGCGCGGATCGGGCGATCGAGATCGCGGAGCGCGAAGCGGCGCTTCTTTCGGAGATGACGGCCGCCGCGCAGGCGATGTACGCAGCCGGCGAGGGCCGCCAGGCGGACGTTTTGCAGGCGCAGCTCATGCGGACCGAGGTCGACGAGCGCCTGATCCGCCTCCGCGCAGAGCGGGCGGCGCTCGAGAGGCGGATCGAAGGGCTCGTCGGAAAGCCGCTTCCGATCCCGTTCCTCGCGGAGACGGATCCCGAGACTCCGATCGATGAAAGCGCGCTCCTCGATCGCGCCCTCCTCGCGAACCCGGAGATCGCCGCGCGCGATGCGGAGGTCCGCCGCGCGCACGCGTCTCTCGCTCTCGCGCGCAAGGACTTCTACCCGGACCTCACCCTCGGAGCGATGTGGGGGGAGATGGGGATGGGCGGGATGCCCGGCGAGGGGGACGGCGATCGGCGCTTCGCGTTCGAGGCGATGATCGATCTTCCGATCGCGCGAGGAGACATCCGCGATCGCGAGAAGGGGGCGCGCGCGTTGCTTCGCGCATCGGAGCGGGAACTCGAGAACGTCCGCCTTCGTCTTCGCGCCGCGATCGGCGAGACGGTGACGGAGCTGAAAGCGGCCTCCGCCTCGATCGACATCCATCGGAACGGGATGATCCCGCAGGCGGAGAGCGCGTTCCGTTCGGCGAGGGCGGCCTACGCGGCGGGACGGCTCGATTTCGAGAGCGTTCTTCTCGCGGAGCGGTCTCTCCTCGAAGCCGAAAGCGGGCTTCACGAAATGGTCGCGTGGGTCGGGATGCTCCTCGCGCGTCTCGACCGTCTCGTCGGTTCCAAGGATGAAAATACCCTCTTCCCCGTGTGGGATGCGGCCCGCGGCGCGGCCGATCCGCGAAAGGAATAA
- a CDS encoding sigma-54-dependent Fis family transcriptional regulator, which produces MSRILLVDDDKSLRGVLAFSLREDGHVVEEAVDGIEGLERFREGRPDLVIADLKMPRMDGMKLLSAIREEGSETPVIVLTAFGKIEQAVEAMKRGAFHYLTKPYNRDELRVVVRNALERSRLVAENRDLRARIERRSAAPPLVFVSEAMRAVVDAIERVAPTDATVLLTGESGTGKELLARLLHQRSDRGEKRLVAVNCGALPRDLVESELFGHRRGAFTGATRDKPGKFQAASGGTLFLDEIAELSIDLQAKLLRVLEAGEVDMLGGGGPIEVDVRLVAATNRDIEKAVGDGSFREDLFYRLNVIPIRVPALRERPEDIPVLWKHFAQEFASSAPVSTEPDLLAHLARLPWRGNVRELANLCRRMVLLRKENALRLADLPDYGRTDRVPSDDAAASPLRALPEDSLPLRGLEKDVIERALRKFEGNKSRTARYLGIPRHVLLYRLRKYGIGGDE; this is translated from the coding sequence TTGAGCCGCATTCTTCTCGTCGACGACGACAAGAGCCTTCGTGGGGTGCTCGCCTTCTCGCTCCGCGAGGACGGCCACGTCGTCGAGGAAGCGGTGGACGGGATCGAGGGGCTCGAGCGCTTCCGCGAGGGACGCCCCGACCTCGTCATCGCCGATCTCAAGATGCCCCGGATGGACGGGATGAAGCTCCTCTCCGCGATCCGCGAGGAGGGGAGCGAGACGCCGGTGATCGTCCTCACCGCGTTCGGCAAGATTGAGCAGGCGGTGGAGGCGATGAAGCGGGGCGCCTTCCACTATCTTACGAAGCCTTACAATCGGGACGAGCTTCGCGTCGTCGTGCGAAACGCGCTCGAGCGCTCGCGTCTCGTCGCCGAGAACCGCGATCTTCGCGCGCGGATCGAGCGACGTTCGGCCGCGCCGCCACTCGTCTTCGTCTCCGAGGCGATGCGCGCGGTCGTCGATGCGATCGAGCGGGTCGCTCCGACCGACGCCACCGTTCTTCTCACCGGCGAGAGCGGCACCGGCAAGGAGCTTCTCGCGCGCCTTCTCCATCAACGCTCGGATCGCGGGGAGAAGCGGCTCGTCGCGGTGAACTGCGGCGCTCTTCCGCGCGACCTCGTCGAGTCGGAGCTCTTCGGGCACCGGCGCGGCGCGTTCACCGGCGCGACGCGCGACAAGCCGGGGAAGTTCCAGGCCGCATCGGGCGGGACGCTCTTCCTCGACGAGATCGCAGAGCTCTCGATCGACCTCCAGGCGAAGCTCCTTCGCGTTCTCGAAGCGGGGGAGGTGGACATGCTCGGAGGCGGCGGACCGATCGAGGTCGATGTCCGCCTCGTCGCGGCGACGAACCGCGATATCGAGAAGGCGGTCGGCGATGGGAGCTTCCGGGAGGATTTGTTTTATCGATTAAACGTCATCCCGATCCGCGTGCCGGCGCTCCGCGAGCGGCCCGAGGACATCCCGGTCCTCTGGAAGCACTTCGCCCAGGAGTTCGCCTCGAGCGCGCCGGTCTCGACCGAACCGGATCTTCTCGCGCACCTCGCGCGTCTTCCGTGGAGAGGAAACGTCCGCGAGCTCGCCAACCTCTGCCGAAGGATGGTGCTCCTTCGAAAGGAGAACGCGCTCCGGCTCGCCGACCTCCCGGACTACGGACGGACGGACCGAGTTCCGAGCGATGATGCGGCGGCCTCGCCTCTCCGCGCTCTTCCCGAGGACTCGCTCCCCCTCCGCGGTCTCGAGAAGGACGTCATCGAGAGGGCGCTTCGCAAGTTCGAGGGGAACAAGTCCCGCACGGCGAGGTACCTCGGCATTCCGCGCCACGTCCTCCTCTATCGGCTCCGGAAGTACGGGATCGGCGGTGACGAGTAG
- a CDS encoding zinc ribbon domain-containing protein, with the protein MKGKKGSLVSLIVLVAIVLLVPVLSARATAASGETILCPFCGAETPVEGKFCGTCGKKLPLPLLAPPAEATAESLAARPSAPEPQPIAPSSPFDSTTAKALFETGLRMMTERQYDLAAVCFGQVVETYPGTAYAQHSAELRAACESLVRGEAPPPPPKEGTGAGPSFLGGMLGGLVGILGLVLFIALIASGA; encoded by the coding sequence ATGAAAGGCAAGAAAGGATCGCTTGTGAGCTTGATTGTTCTTGTGGCAATCGTTCTTCTTGTTCCCGTGCTTTCCGCTCGTGCGACGGCCGCCTCGGGTGAGACGATCCTCTGCCCCTTCTGCGGTGCCGAGACGCCGGTGGAGGGGAAGTTCTGCGGAACTTGCGGGAAGAAGCTGCCGCTTCCTCTCCTCGCGCCCCCGGCGGAGGCGACCGCCGAGTCTCTGGCTGCACGGCCGTCGGCGCCGGAGCCGCAACCGATCGCGCCGTCATCGCCGTTCGATTCCACGACGGCGAAGGCGCTCTTCGAGACGGGTCTTCGGATGATGACGGAGCGGCAGTACGACCTCGCAGCCGTCTGCTTCGGGCAAGTCGTCGAGACCTATCCCGGCACCGCGTATGCGCAGCATTCCGCCGAGCTTCGTGCCGCGTGCGAATCGCTCGTTCGGGGAGAGGCGCCGCCCCCGCCTCCGAAGGAAGGCACCGGAGCTGGACCCTCGTTCCTCGGCGGGATGCTCGGAGGTCTCGTCGGGATCTTGGGTCTCGTGTTGTTCATCGCCCTCATCGCATCGGGGGCCTGA